ccctctaatctgtcctgtcaaaacaccactgtaatattttctcggacaagcaatgcaacgcctcaccctcttgcccctccgattctatcacaccttaAACAACGAAatctaggaatatttagttgccaatcacacctgtcctgcaaccatgtttcactaatagctacaacatcatatttccatgtctcaatccatgctctaacctCATCCACCTATCTGACAATGCtcgtagcattaaaatagatgcatttaagaaactctccacctcttcctctctgcttaTCCCTCACGGTGCACGCAACTTTATTACctttttgttttccttctcccctacatcttcggtctgaaccctcctacatcagggaggaagttcaaatcacctCTGTGTTAAAAgtctaaccatcacggtgactgaaggcagctgcaggttcatgagggactgttactgtcagattctgcagttcttgcggctgctcattgcacccaggactgaaccctggtcactgagcattggaggagtcggttctgctgatgttagtgttaaactagactggtgtttaatactgtggatctgtgaaagataaaacagttttgtatcaaatcccatgtctcaggtacttactgtctgtaccacactcacaatgtacactggaaaggccactcagcccatctggttcctgcccatgtttctgttccacatCCGTACAtcaaaatctacccctgccgttcccctctcactctccttgagatgacaggttgcaactagtcaccactccgtgggataggagatttcccttgaatttcatagaatcatcgaaatctattttcctaagctccatgtacctttctgagtcccttaaaagaccctattgtattcgcctctaccaccgtcgctggcggtgcattccacacacacaccactaccactctttgcttaaaaaaaactttgctctgatatctcctctgcacctacttccaggcagcttaaacctattccccctcgtgttagccatttcagccctgggaaaaagcctctggctatccacacgaccaatgcctctcatcatcttatacacctgcatgattttctccagtctgagtaagatgatgagctcactgtggttttgaCATTCtcgcccctccccatcccctccccatcccctccccatcccctccccatcccctccccatcccctccccatcccctccccatccccatcccctccccatcccctccccatcccctccccatcccctccccatcccctccccatcccctccccatcccctccccatcccctcccccccctttccctccccctcccttccccctcctcctttgTGTTTTACGTCAAAGACCCTtctcactcaggcacttaaagcgacactcgcAGAAAATGAACCTGCAGTttcgtaacacaatgcacctctaaagtctgacagatcagtcgatggtgcagagtcaaaaATCAAAGATTTGCCAGATTGAGTCAGGCTTTGGGGCTGCaaagagagatggggtctagagtttacgagaaggaggaatcagaccagcaggatgtgACTACAcaagaaagattagaagcatttggaaactggttgatcgaaaaaaaaaaaggtggttaatttctgcaaaatactggtggaaatcaacagtCAGGCAGCAATTGTGAAGAGGCATGAAAAGACAACATTTAGACCGAGCCTCTTCAGCACGCCTAGactgtgtactccgctgcttagttgctgcttgaactgcagagttcctccagcattttgtgtgtatgtgtctctgtattcccagcaactgcagaatctcctgtgattTATAAccgcattttactttggcattagatgcgcgttgatattgagtatattgcttatgggagctgctttctgcgttaaaacagctgcagatttttcgaTACACACGAAATAAAAAGTAAAGTATGGACCTTGAACCGGTTCCTGCACAAATTTTTAATGGCACcctgattacccatagggccatgagTTAAAAATTTCGCTgtcgatgaaatgcgcaggcgtcaggctgaggacgtCCCCGAGTATTAGGCATGCGCGCAGCAcactgaaggcattgaaaatgtcGGATGCAGGTAAGAGCGATTGTCGGTgattttatcttaaacaccggcTTCAGGATAATTCCTGTGAAATCCAGACATCATAGTCCACAATCCCaggacagtcctgctctcttccctctctctcagccccacgatccgtacacgggcccagGGGAGCTTCCggttgatgagggaatgggaaccgatggatctctcagacagagctgagctccagctatctaaatgcaaggattaggaactcggagaaagggaacaaaatcttttacatcaccagttgagaaaatcacttttgttctacctccaatcacaaagaagaggaaatctgcagatgctggaaatcccaagcaacacacacaaaatgccagaggaactcagcattggTACTCAATCCAGTCAATGCCAAAcaaacatttaaactgtctaatgcaactacctgcactgggaccatcgccctccatacccctaccatccaggctcccattcaaacttcttttaaatgatgAAACCGAACTCATAtttaccacttgtgctggcatctcactgcacgctctcacgaccatttcagtaaagagcttttccaaatgttcccattaaattttcacttccccacttacccatgacctatgGTTGTCATcgcacccatcctcagtggaaaaagctgcttacctgtaccctatctatactgtCATAATGTTGTCTATTCCCAACAAATCCTCAAAGAAATGTATAATATCTTTGTTATGTTTAGAGTCTTTTtcagatgtataagatgatgagggacactgatcgtgtggatagccagaggtttttatcccagggctgaaatggctaatgtgaaggggtatagttttaaggtgcttgaatgTTGAtacggaggggatgtcaggggtatctTTATTTACACTGAGAGTTGTGGGTGCATGAAACGGATTGCAGGCTACTTGTGTGAgattgtttcagttactgtggggccaggaacccatgcagctcagcaggaacagggaataataccaatggagagagtcaaactgagccaggtcacagattggagatggcagaaatgccccattcttatagagacaggaaaagcgtcaggagatgatttctgtcTCCACTTGGGTTGAACttaactgtaacagtgtgatgccaggTCACACCTTGACaatcaagtaatctcatctgaaatgttgtcctacacccattgatggattttgtaaatctttttacaggttaaaaatgacaaggaatttgcctacgggaatctcgaacacaacacgccagttttgctgtctctgtccagatatttaagaacagGAGCAAGGCATTCAgccgatcatccttcctgctcagactgtggggagggattcacttgaTCATCTGACCAATTGGCACGCCCATTAGTTTACATGGGGGGagcccattcatctgctcagacggtgggaatggattcactcagtcatctcaactgaaggtacatcagcaagttcacactgggacaaggccattcacctgttctgtgtgtgagcagGGATTCAGtgggtcttcccacctgtggacacaccagtcagttcacattggTCATCtgaagaatttgtggggaagcattcactctgtcatctgacctaatggctcaccagcgagttcacactcgggagcggccgttcacctgctcagactgtgggaaaggattcactcagtcatctcagttactgagacaccagtcagttcacactggggacaggccattcaactgctcgctctgcgggaagggattcacttccgCATATAAgatactgagacaccagtcagttcacactggggagaggccattcacctgctcagactgtgggaagggattcacttcatcatatcagctactgagacaccagtcagttcacaccggagagtggccgttcacctgctcagactgtgggaagcgattcactgaaTTATCtcgactgaagatacatcagcgagttcacactggagagaggccgttcacctgctcagattgtgggaagggatttgctcagtcatctcaactgaaggtacatcagcgagttcacactggggaaaggccgttcacctgctcggactgtgggaagggattcacttcatcatctctactgaaggtacatcagcgagttcacactggggagaagccattcacctgcttggactgtggcAAGGCATTCACTTCATCAGCTCACTTACTGAGACACCAGCAGCGAGTTCACAcgggggagaagccattcacctgctcaatctgtgggaaaggattcacttcgtcatatAAGTTACTGAAACACCGGTCAGTTCACACCagagagtggccgttcacctgctcagactgcgggaagggattcaccgaaTTACCTCAActtaagatacatcagcgagttcacactggagagaagcctttcacctgctcggactgtgggaaaggattcactcagttatctcaactgaaggcacaccagagcgttcacaccggagagtggccaatcacctgctcggactgcgggaagggattcgcttcgtcatcccatctgaagatacatcagcgagttcacactggagagaggccgttcacctgctcagactgtgggaagggtttctcTTCGTCATCccacctgaaggtacatcagcgagttcacactggggagaggccgttcacttgctcagactgtgggaaaggattcactcagtcatccatcctaaagacacaccagcgacttcacactgggtagagactGATCTGCTCGGACTTTGGGAAaagattctctcagccaaatcaaccagtgtgcatcattgagttcacactggggagaggccattcaccggcTGTGAATGTAGAAAGCGATTCACTCCATCATCTAATCTTATGTAGCTCTCAGTTCTTCTGGCAGCTTAACAGAGGGGgttatagcccccccccccagtccactTTGGCCAAACTGaagaatctcgtttgggtggatactgtgtgatgtgtcccctgtgtAATGTGTCCCTGGGGTTCATACTTTCTGTGGACTGTCTCTTTAAAAGGCAAAGAGAACCGAGACTGACGTTGGACACGCTGTTGGATTTCTGCAGAAGTGCTGGGTTGCTATGGTGACCAGCTAATGTTTATGTTCTGTGTGGTTAAGCAAGGTCAGAATGATCCTTTACCGACACAGAACAAGCAAGCgacttcttacagagagagggggcggagctatgtgatggacagctggtgttcagcacaaCGGTATTTAAACACACGTAACTGCTTTTCTCGCAGGACATGCGGACGCACAAAGGCTAGTGATGAAAGTTTCTGCTGGTTGGACTTTCTTGTACCCACAAGGGTGGGATTTGAGGATTGATAAAGAAGAATCGATCTGTGGCTGTTAGTGCGTGTAAGAGTGACCCTGTGGGATCTACCGGAGAGTCTAACCCTTACCTGGGTTGGGAGACTTTCTCTTGAAGAAGGTGCTCTTGAGTTGGTCACGTCTGGATaacttggaagatttgatgggcaTTGGAAAAGGTCGACAACACCTGTTTACTTGGAttacatctccctctccctctgcctccttcccttcctccctccccctccaatctTGTGAACTAAATTGAACCTACCACTTCATCGTAAGACTATGTCGTTTACCACCTCGGTTTTGGATTTTATATACAGGTGGCTCCCATTTTTCGGACatttgctttacgacagctcactgtaacgaaagacctacattagtacctgtttttgctaaccaaagaggattttcgcttttacgataaAGATGATGACTGCTTTATACGtgagtttaccccgagaaagactactgTGACCGTGAAGTCTTGTGCGGCAGTTGTGTACGCATgtgtgtacgtgctgattttttttctctccaaatcgATTTCAGTTCACTATCTTCCCGATTTTCAGTGAAACTGcacatacatacaatatttctactttatatagtgtgtatatttatcataccattcctacttttactataGGTTAGCGTTATTTTAGgatttatgtgctatttggtatgatttggtgggttattctttgggtctgggaacatccAAAATCTTTTCCCATTTAGATTAATGGTGATTGCTTCTTCGCTtcatgacatttcggcttacaaatggtttcataggaacgctgtaCCTTTAGATACTGGGGGAAACCTTTAttcacacctatatatgcataacattgCTAACCCTTGGATTATCTGGTTTAAGTTCACTATTATTAGTAGTTACcaataaaatagtgtttgttcactgcaaaaccagactccaagtGTGCTTAATTGTTGCTGGTAGTTTTATAGGTTTGCATCTATGTGACACCTGAAGTAACAAATGGTACATAATATGTGATTAAACTATTaagatttataattcttactttgactatagggttagtaaagaaaacaaaaaaaaaaagaaaatgggcccactctctccattcacgtcttctcatctctccccagcaaaaggccatgaaaatctctcttccagactcacaaggaagaacatttctgtcattaGATAGTCCcacactccaaaaccctgttatctctgGTCTTaccctaaacattgctgctgcagagaagccattacctcagcagtgaaacattacagagaggccgttacattagcagtgacaccttacagtgtgttacacttgtgacacactaccaagttcaaactggagagaaagtttcaatgagctgcatgctggatatttgtccatcaccgttgctgaatgcaacttcaagagtgactgtcggtgctgaactctgcaattattgctgctgctcaccacacccagttctgcaccctggtcactgggcatgggaggagtttcttctgctgcacattcacctttaatgggactggagtttaatattctgcatctgagacaaataaaccagttctattttaaactatGTCTttggtacttagtgaatttataacacaactGGTGTACTCAGGCCTGCTGAACCCGGCCAGTGAATCTGCTCCACATCAGTCCATTTAAATCCTCCTCTGTTGTTTCCCTTAAGttctctgcagactgaagaagtcgagatGACTGCAGTTCTAATCTCTGGGGTGATGAAAAATGTCATTGTTCGTTAACCTCCTTAATCACAACATATTTCCACATTATGACTCActttccctgcttctaaagggttgttggaaacaccactgtcctcgaAAGACTTAAATTGGAATGGAAGCCTAGTTGGAAGTTCaaaggagcagggtcagaaaccagaggctggtctgcacagggcagagtttgggactCTGGACGATGGTTCTggtaagaacgtatgatgaggagaaaGGAATCAACAGTGGGGCAtggcaacgaatgacagagtagcaacatttggatgTTAATTGGCAGACAAAATAATTTTGTTGTCTGACTGATGAACAATGCCTGTGGTGAG
This genomic stretch from Hypanus sabinus isolate sHypSab1 unplaced genomic scaffold, sHypSab1.hap1 scaffold_322, whole genome shotgun sequence harbors:
- the LOC132388418 gene encoding gastrula zinc finger protein xLCGF3.1-like, coding for MAHQRVHTRERPFTCSDCGKGFTQSSQLLRHQSVHTGDRPFNCSLCGKGFTSAYKILRHQSVHTGERPFTCSDCGKGFTSSYQLLRHQSVHTGEWPFTCSDCGKRFTELSRLKIHQRVHTGERPFTCSDCGKGFAQSSQLKVHQRVHTGERPFTCSDCGKGFTSSSLLKVHQRVHTGEKPFTCLDCGKAFTSSAHLLRHQQRVHTGEKPFTCSICGKGFTSSYKLLKHRSVHTREWPFTCSDCGKGFTELPQLKIHQRVHTGEKPFTCSDCGKGFTQLSQLKAHQSVHTGEWPITCSDCGKGFASSSHLKIHQRVHTGERPFTCSDCGKGFSSSSHLKVHQRVHTGERPFTCSDCGKGFTQSSILKTHQRLHTG